A genomic stretch from Vicinamibacterales bacterium includes:
- a CDS encoding PspA/IM30 family protein, whose protein sequence is MILQKFWSAFRAQVNKVANLFWEADPVAQMRYEYDRSVEQLKEGRTGLEQYRGLVERVTRQVAANRSQVQKLEAETKAYLKAGDRTTAAKFALELQKAKTDMQANGQQLEMHETAYNNNLKKIQHANEKLIELRDKIQKYDADLKMSSAEAEIAKLSETFDVNLTTDFGQIEQVIQQKIDQNRGKVRVAADLSSKGIADIQAEEKMQQVMADQALSDFEVELGLKSPETSPVASTAKDLGPAATDTSEQKQTN, encoded by the coding sequence GTGATTCTGCAAAAGTTCTGGTCGGCGTTTCGGGCGCAGGTGAACAAGGTGGCCAACCTGTTCTGGGAGGCGGATCCCGTCGCGCAGATGCGCTACGAGTACGATCGGTCGGTCGAGCAGTTGAAGGAAGGGCGCACCGGCCTCGAACAGTACCGCGGGCTGGTCGAGCGCGTCACGCGGCAGGTGGCGGCCAACCGCTCGCAGGTGCAGAAGCTCGAGGCCGAGACGAAGGCCTATCTGAAGGCCGGCGATCGGACCACCGCCGCCAAGTTCGCGCTCGAGCTGCAGAAAGCGAAGACCGACATGCAGGCCAACGGGCAGCAGCTCGAGATGCACGAAACGGCGTACAACAACAACCTCAAGAAGATTCAGCACGCCAACGAAAAGCTGATCGAGCTGCGCGACAAGATCCAGAAGTACGACGCCGATCTCAAGATGAGCTCCGCCGAGGCCGAGATCGCGAAGCTGTCGGAGACGTTCGATGTCAACCTGACCACCGACTTCGGGCAGATCGAGCAGGTCATCCAGCAGAAGATCGATCAGAACCGCGGCAAGGTGCGGGTCGCCGCCGATCTGTCGTCGAAGGGGATCGCCGACATCCAGGCGGAAGAGAAGATGCAGCAGGTGATGGCCGACCAGGCGTTGTCCGACTTCGAAGTGGAGCTCGGCCTGAAATCGCCCGAAACGTCTCCCGTCGCGAGCACGGCGAAGGACCTGGGACCCGCGGCGACCGACACCTCCGAGCAGAAACAGACGAACTGA